From Spirochaetota bacterium:
AATTCAAGATTTCTCAACCCGAAGTCGATTACACAGCCCAAACTTTTCAGTTTGGGCTGTGCTGTTTTATATGCAGGCATCCAGGAGACATTTGCCGACGGGTATGATATTTACAATAAAGGACTTCTATTATAATCTAGTGCATACGAGTTTTTCAAATTGAGTAACCGATAATATTGTCGTATTTAAAAGTCTCCGTGCTCCGATAAAATCCTTATCGCCGGTTATCAAATAATCAGCATCCGAATCGATCGAACATTCCAAAAACGGGGCATCTTTTTGGTCGCGGGGAAACTTAATTTTTCTTGAAGTTTTAATGCGCTTCGTGGCACCATCAATGAGAGAAAACCAATGCTTTAAAATATTGTCGGGGAGATTGAATTAAGGGCGTGCAAGTACATTCTTGTACTCTTTGATTTTCTTGCGAGTTACCACCCATTCTATATCAGGATGTTCAACAATGAAGAGTATAACTTTTTCCGGTGTTTTATCCTTAATGATGGCGGAAACCAATACATTCGTATCTATGACCACCTTCATATCCCGGATCTGTAATCCTTTATTTCCTTAATAATGTCCGCTTCAGTTATTTTTTTTATTACTGGAAGCTTCTGGGTTTCCTTAAACAGTGACTTCATTTCCTTAGCAAGAGCGCCCCTCTTTTCATCCGCGAAAACTATCACCTCTAATTTTTCTCCTTTTTTAAAAGGAAGACCGGATAGCGTTATTCTGCCGGAGCTCTTCATTATTACCGATTTTTTAATTGCTTTCACGATGCTATCACCTCTTGCGTATTCCTTGTTTATATTTAACTTTGTTGATAATTTTGTAAATCGATTTTTGTTTATTTAATATACCCGACCATCAATTATGGCAGCTATTTTCCATTTACTCTCATGTCGCTGGTTTGGATATCGTTCTTGTATACTCGCAAATTATTATTATAACTGAATTTTTATCATTCAAAAAAAGCATTCAATACTGAAATTATTAAATTATTTCTATTAACCTCATAACACGCCGTCACAAACACCAGCCTGTTCCGTTCTTCATAAAATACCCTGCTGCAAGCTGCCGGGTATTTTGTCGCATAATGTTTTGCGCGCTTTCATCCCCGGAGCAAAGCCCCGAGGATGAAAGCGCGCCGCGATCAAAACGCTTTAAATTGAGGAATTTTAGATGGCAATTGAGCTGTATTCCCGTTGCGCCTACCTGTTTGGGCAGTTCGTGGGAAGGGGAAAAAGTTCGACCCGTGTCGTTTTTGGCCCGCCAAGCGGGGTTCGAAATGACAAAACAAGAAAAATAACAGGTCAATTGGAAAATCTATTTCACCTTTCTCCACGTTCCGCATTGATGAAATCCAGGGTCGCCTTTTTCGTTTTTAATGTAATCTTCCGGTTCTCCCGCTTCCAGCCCTGTTCAACATTTCCAAAAGGCACCAGCCTGGCAACGGGCTTTCCTTTCCGAGTGATGATAAAGGAGCTGCCATGCTCCACCTGGTCGAAATATTCCTTTGATTTGTTCCTGAATTCGGTGAATTTGAGATAGTTCATGGATCGCCCCTCTTATGCTTTGATAATGTCATTATATAATGACATTTTGTCATCATGTCAAATTAATTTGACGACAGGAGAAACCCGGAAAGAGCTCCCTCCACGGTCAGGGATGCATTCATGGCCAATCAAAGGACCGAATACATTCATAGGCCCTGGATCTTACTTATATAAACGAAAGGGGCGGCGAAATATTAAAGATTTTTGCTGAAATGCGCCATTCTACCAAAAAATAGTACTTTTAAAACCAATCTGAACGGAAGGTACTGACAAGAATCCCCATTACCGTGTATTCGGCAATGATAGTTATCGGTGACTGATCACTTCAGGATTAATATTAACTTACATCAGCATTATATTTGACTGTTTATTAATATTAATGCGTGATTGCAACATGAAGAACGCCAAGCGAATCACCATAGTAGCCCTCGGCACATCCCGGAAGGAATATCCCTACCTTCCCGGATACTTTTATTGCACCTCATCAGGAATTCACTACCTCAATGCGGTTCTCAGGGACACTGGATTTGAAACTACTATTGTAAATCAGGTATCAGACAACCTATTAGAAGAAGACCTGACAGGAATAATCAGGAACTCAAATCCTGAGATAATTCTCTTTAACCAATTTTTCACTATGCGAGAGCGTTTACACGCAATTGTTAAAGAACTCGGGGAAAACTATATCTACGGCATCGGCGGCCATGATGCCACGTTCCATGCCCTGAGCCTCGTGGAAGAATCGGATGTCGTGGCAGCCATCGCAGGAACGGAGCGGCGCCCCGTTATATTACACCCGAAATCCAAAAGCCTAACAAAATACTACTCCGGCATCGATTTCATCTGGCTCGGTGAAGCGGAAAATGGAATTGCCGATTTCCTCAAATCCATCGACAAACAGCAGCATCCCATCCTTGCGTACAATCTTGATAATCGAACCAGGGACCTTGACACCCTGCCGATTTTAAAACACGACGATTATACCTCAGAATCCGCCTTTATCGTCACATCCCGGGGATGCATGAAGGAAGGGTGCGACTTCTGCACCACACCTCTCTACTATCGCGATGGGTGGCGAGGGAGAAGCATAGGCCATGTTGAGGAGGAATTATACAACATAACGAAAGCCGGGAAAACATATCTTTATATATTCGATGACAATTTCTTCGGTCTAACAGACCAGTCATTGGAACGTGGTGCTGAAATCATCGGTATATGTCGAAAACTTGGCATCCAGTGCATGCTCCTGTCCACGGTGCGGCAGGTTTTGTGCGCCGATCAGCTTGGGCTCCTTGAAAAAATGTCCGGCACCGTTACCTGCGTGTTCATCGGCGTTGAGAACCTCTCATCATCGGCGTTGCACAGTCTGGGGAAAAAAACGAATTACCGTGAAAACCTTTTAAAAAACAAGCAAGCAATTGATGCCCTGGTTCGTTGTGGTATTTTTCCATACCTGGGTTATATGAATTTTCAGCCTGAAACGACATTGGATGAGTTAAAAGAAAGCGCTAAATTCTTATATGAGACAAACATGGAGGCATCATATTTTCATTATTTATGCAATCAACTCAATATTCTTGAAGGAACGAAGATATATAATCGTTATTTAAATTCCGGCAGAGCCCGAAAAAACGAATTAAACGGCATTCTTGAATGTGAATTCAATGATAAGCGGGTTAAAAATATTAATAGCATTCTAAACTCTTTGAGTGACCGATCTCGGAAAATTGATTTTTTTATTAATGAAATCGGCAACTTGATATACGCCAACAACTTAATCAATTCACAGGAAGGCTTATCCTATAATAATATTAGAAGAACTATATGCGATAATAATATGCGCATATATAATGAAATAATAAATAATATCGAAAAAGAAAATGCCGTGGCAGCTTATATCAACGCTTCGGATGATTATGAAATTCTTTATAATGAGTCGATTATATCATTCAAACAGCTTCTGTCATCAATTAATATAAAATCGAATATTTTTAATGATTCGATGACATTATTGAATAATATATCAATCATTTAAATATATGGTCTAATATAATGAATCCATGGTTCAATCAAATATAATCAAGACATAAAATGAGCTTTCTTATCTGGTAGTACTCAACGAAATGATAGTTCATTTTTTATATTAATGAAGTATTTATTCTTATTTTTTAGTATCCCCTCAGTTAAAGATTGTATACAAATAAAATCATTGACTTTTAATGTAAACTTTATAGCTTGATTAAAAACTGGAGGTTACCATGTCAGATTTTATTGATTTCATTACCGATAACGCCAATAATCAAACCACCGGTAAAAAATTATTAGCTTTACTGGCAGATAAAAAGACAACAAAAGCAAAACTCCAAGCATGGTTTAAAAAGGAAGGTTACGATATAACCCTTCAGGAATGCCAGGAACTTATTGATAAACAAGCGAATTTTAAAGGCCTCAGCAGCATTATCAACAATAATGTAAAATATTAATAATAATCATATTAATCAGCAAAAATGTATACTTTTGTGAAAAAGCTGT
This genomic window contains:
- a CDS encoding type II toxin-antitoxin system Phd/YefM family antitoxin is translated as MNYLKFTEFRNKSKEYFDQVEHGSSFIITRKGKPVARLVPFGNVEQGWKRENRKITLKTKKATLDFINAERGER